The DNA window TCATTGCAGCATGATGTAAATCTTTCACCCATTTGGTATCCGTGCTATTTAAGACACTTGGAATAAAATAAAAATCAAAGCCAGGCGTAATAGACTCGATTGTAGATACTTCTAGAGCTACAGGAACAGCATATCTTCTAACACGCATCAATAAATCAATAACATTATCAAGAGTAATATCATCCGAACCACCAATAATAATTGCGTCGGTCCCAGATTCACAAATCTTCTCTAAATCTTCAGCGTCAATTGTTTTTGCCGGATCCAATTTAAATATATGTCGCCATTCTTTATAATCCATTATCTCACCTACATATAGTTAATTTACATTCATTCATTATAACAAAAAAACTGAACAGATATCTCTGTTCAGTAAAGGCCATCGTGAAAAACATATTTATAGTTAATATGTCAGGCTTTTTAAAAAAAGTATGTCCAAGTCCGAGCTTATTCTTTCGAATTTGGGATAGGTAATTCCTCTGGATAAAGACGACCAAGCATCTCATCATAGGTTCCGTTGCCATAATCAAATGCGCGTCTTACACGTGAAATTGTTGCAGTACTTGCACCTGTTTCTTTCTTAATAGTTTCATATGTTTTTTTCATGCGTAATAAATGTGCTACTTCAAAACGCTGTGCCAAGGACTGAATCTCACTTATAGTACATAAGTCATCAAAAAATCGATAACATTCATCCATATCTTTTAATTGTAAAATCGATTTAAATAATTGGTCCGTTTGATGACCTTTGATTTTTTCAATTTGCATATTTGTTTCATTCCTCTCTATACTATCAACTGTCAAGGTAAAAAGTTTACCATACTTTCTAATCCTGGTTTCATTGGAACAAAACTAATCCATGTTTTCCCTTGCACTAGTTTTGCAGGAACCCCATTTTCCATAGGAACGAGAACCCCATCAACATTTTCCCACTCAATGACCTTCATTACACCAGCTTGGAATAGATAAGCGTTCCCCCCACCAGTTAAAGTGATTTGTTGTCGGCCAGCATTATCAATGGTTTTATGAGGCATTTCCATAAAAATGACATTTGAAAGTTTCACAGGTTCATCTGTTTCTTTGTCGATCGTTAAGATTCCAGCTGTTTTCCTTTCATATAGGCCTTCCTCTGGTATATACGTATACTCATTTTCAAAACTTGATCCTGAACCATATCGTATGCTTACGTTAGTAACGGGATTTCCAATTTTTGCACCTTCTAATGTTTCGTAGAAGCTGAAAGTGGGAACTTTATCGATTTTCATCGGGGCTCCTACTCGTTCTGCACCCGCAAAAATATTTTCGTTTGAAATGTACGAATTATGTGGTGCTTTACGATCCTTTGATCGTTTAAAGAGTATTCCATCATACTGCATACCATTAATATTATCAACAACTTTTGCATTTAGCATTTTCTGTGCATCAGGACTATATCCATGTGCAATATAAAAGGCATTTAAGCCTTTTGCGATGTCTATAAAATAGTCTCGTGCACTTCGAACAGGTCCTATAGTTTCCGGAATACTACTTTGATAGAGTGCTAGGAATCTCGTGACATTTCCTTCCGCTAGCATTTCATATACGATATCTGCTTGTGAAATTCCGGACTGTGGTCTAGCTAGTGGATGATTATTGATCGTCACAAGAATCGGTCTTTGTGTTAATTCTATTTCTGAACCGACTCCTGTAAAAGGTGCGGTAAATGGTAACACAACTGGTTCTTCTACTACATCTACTGTCTCTTCTAAAGGCTCTTCTACTGATTTTACTTCTTCCTTAACTTCTTCCTCGTTGGAACAAGCCATAAGAAGTAAGCAAATAACACCTAAAAATCCCCATTTTTTGAACACATATATCCCCCTACCTCATAACAGCTGGAAATAGTACTTGTTTTTTCATGACATCGAAAATACCTCTTTGGGTAACTCGTACATATGGTAAATGTGTAGCCTGCAAAAAGGATAAAGTATAGATAGCATCCCCATGCCTAAATCCTCTTGCAGCTAGCTCTTTCTTCAGAAGCAACTCTTCTTCTATTAACGCTTCCATTGGCTTATCAGATAATCCTCCACCAATAGCAAGATTAATAGAACAAACAACTTCATCGTTCTCAACGAGGACAATTCCTCCATTCATCTTCTTCATTTCGTTAAATGCCTGTAGCATGCATTTTTTATTTTTACCGATTAATAAAATGTCACCGGTGCTAGAATAAGAAGATGCAAATCCCTTTAAGGTCGTAGCAAATCCTTTAATCAGGGTGGAAACTTTCCATTTACCATGGCGATCTATTAACAAAAGGAAGCTTTGATCATGACTCGTGGACAGTTCATTGTCTGTCGTATCGACGCTGACTGAATAAGGCTTTGTAATAACATCGTTTACCATTTCAATTCCAAAAGGCATGGAAAATTGGAAGTCAGACTCCGACAAGTCGAAGTCTATATTTAGATCTGGCATATCCGACCAATCAATTGGAGCAAATGCATGCACTTGTTCACTAGCTCGTTTTAACCATACTCCTTTTGATAAAACACTTATTGGTACAGGACTTTGCTCATCTACTAAAAAGTTAAGCGTGGCAAATCTTCCTGTTGCAATTACCCCGTGTAAATTAGATAAATTATAATATTTTGCTACATTAAATGAAGCCATTAAATAAGCATCGATTGGATTTACCCCAGCATCTAAAGCTACCTGAATACACTTATCCATCACTCCATCTGTATGAAATGAAGGGGTTGCACCATCTGTAGTCATCATTAAATGATCGAAAATATGAAGAT is part of the Psychrobacillus sp. FSL H8-0483 genome and encodes:
- a CDS encoding adenine deaminase C-terminal domain-containing protein, which codes for MQYPIWKIEEIRHQIDVVNGTQAPDILITNATYLHSHLKKWITGNIWIVKDRIVYTGSEMPLISDKTEVYDATGQKIVPGYIEPHVHPFQLYNPQTFADYAAQLGTTTFIADNLILFLMLKNKKAFSIMDQLKELPFAFYWWARFDSQTELENEEELFTSKKVGEWIERPDVIMGGELTGWPRLLSGDDQMLYWMQQAKTNGMKIEGHFPGASERTLARMRLLGADGDHESMTIEEVERRILHGYAVTLRHSSIRPDLPILLKGILEKDLHIFDHLMMTTDGATPSFHTDGVMDKCIQVALDAGVNPIDAYLMASFNVAKYYNLSNLHGVIATGRFATLNFLVDEQSPVPISVLSKGVWLKRASEQVHAFAPIDWSDMPDLNIDFDLSESDFQFSMPFGIEMVNDVITKPYSVSVDTTDNELSTSHDQSFLLLIDRHGKWKVSTLIKGFATTLKGFASSYSSTGDILLIGKNKKCMLQAFNEMKKMNGGIVLVENDEVVCSINLAIGGGLSDKPMEALIEEELLLKKELAARGFRHGDAIYTLSFLQATHLPYVRVTQRGIFDVMKKQVLFPAVMR
- a CDS encoding YerC/YecD family TrpR-related protein — encoded protein: MQIEKIKGHQTDQLFKSILQLKDMDECYRFFDDLCTISEIQSLAQRFEVAHLLRMKKTYETIKKETGASTATISRVRRAFDYGNGTYDEMLGRLYPEELPIPNSKE
- a CDS encoding DUF3048 domain-containing protein, whose protein sequence is MFKKWGFLGVICLLLMACSNEEEVKEEVKSVEEPLEETVDVVEEPVVLPFTAPFTGVGSEIELTQRPILVTINNHPLARPQSGISQADIVYEMLAEGNVTRFLALYQSSIPETIGPVRSARDYFIDIAKGLNAFYIAHGYSPDAQKMLNAKVVDNINGMQYDGILFKRSKDRKAPHNSYISNENIFAGAERVGAPMKIDKVPTFSFYETLEGAKIGNPVTNVSIRYGSGSSFENEYTYIPEEGLYERKTAGILTIDKETDEPVKLSNVIFMEMPHKTIDNAGRQQITLTGGGNAYLFQAGVMKVIEWENVDGVLVPMENGVPAKLVQGKTWISFVPMKPGLESMVNFLP